From Selenomonas ruminantium AC2024, a single genomic window includes:
- a CDS encoding RnfABCDGE type electron transport complex subunit D, with product MSEEAVKQETASSLFTVSVSPHIRDDETISHIMWQVNAALLPAALFAVWWFGVPALINMIVGVVFAVLGEYLWQKGMHQPITAFDGSACITGLLLAMSMSPVLPPYMVAIGSLLAVIVAKQSMGGLGFNIFNPAHIGRAALMVSWPVAMTTWTKMADASGGVDAMTSATPLNILKMQGYDALIATFGSQSDLYWNLFIGTRNGSLGETSTLLLLLGGLYLIWKGYVNWQVPVTMIATVAILTWIFGPAGLFTGDPVFHVMAGGLMLGAFFMATDMVTIPMTIKGQLIFAVGAGALTVLIRLVGGYPEGVCYSLLLMNAVTPLIDRFCKPRIFGAGGAK from the coding sequence ATGAGTGAAGAAGCAGTAAAACAGGAAACAGCAAGCTCGCTGTTTACGGTTTCCGTATCTCCGCATATTCGTGATGATGAAACCATCAGCCATATTATGTGGCAGGTTAACGCGGCGCTATTGCCGGCGGCACTCTTTGCCGTCTGGTGGTTTGGTGTCCCTGCACTTATCAATATGATTGTCGGTGTGGTCTTTGCGGTGCTTGGTGAATATCTCTGGCAGAAGGGAATGCACCAGCCCATTACGGCCTTTGATGGCAGTGCCTGCATTACGGGCCTGCTACTGGCTATGTCGATGTCTCCCGTATTGCCGCCTTATATGGTGGCTATTGGTTCCCTGCTGGCGGTTATCGTAGCCAAGCAGTCCATGGGCGGCTTGGGCTTTAATATCTTTAACCCTGCCCATATCGGACGCGCGGCACTCATGGTGTCCTGGCCGGTAGCGATGACGACCTGGACGAAGATGGCGGATGCCAGCGGTGGCGTGGATGCCATGACCTCGGCAACGCCGCTCAATATTTTGAAGATGCAGGGTTATGATGCCCTGATTGCGACTTTTGGCAGTCAGTCAGACCTCTATTGGAATCTCTTTATCGGCACGCGCAATGGCTCGCTGGGCGAAACCAGCACGCTTTTATTGCTGCTTGGCGGGCTGTATCTGATTTGGAAAGGCTATGTCAACTGGCAGGTGCCGGTGACGATGATTGCTACGGTGGCCATTCTTACCTGGATTTTTGGCCCCGCAGGACTCTTTACCGGTGACCCGGTGTTCCATGTGATGGCAGGCGGGCTCATGCTCGGTGCCTTCTTTATGGCGACCGATATGGTGACGATTCCCATGACCATTAAGGGGCAGCTGATTTTTGCGGTGGGTGCAGGCGCACTTACTGTGCTTATCCGTCTGGTGGGCGGCTATCCCGAAGGGGTTTGCTATTCCCTGCTTCTGATGAATGCCGTGACACCGCTTATCGATAGGTTCTGCAAACCGCGTATCTTTGGGGCAGGAGGTGCAAAATAA
- a CDS encoding electron transport complex protein RnfA: MGEYLTLFIGAVVVNNFVLTKFLGLCIFFGISKNLSASVGMGMAVTSVMTMSSILAWIVYFFVLEPLGLTFLTTIVFVVLTASFVQLLELVIKKQAPALYNMWGIYLLLIATNCIVLAVPLLNVESNYSLLKSIVFAIGSGLGFAVAIILMASLREKLVYANVPKPLQGIGIAFILAGMLSLAFLGFAGML, from the coding sequence ATGGGAGAGTATTTAACTTTATTTATCGGCGCGGTTGTGGTCAATAACTTCGTGCTGACGAAATTTTTGGGCCTTTGTATCTTCTTCGGTATCTCCAAGAATTTAAGCGCTTCGGTAGGCATGGGCATGGCGGTAACCTCCGTTATGACCATGAGTTCCATTCTTGCGTGGATTGTCTACTTCTTCGTGCTGGAACCCTTGGGGCTGACCTTCCTGACGACGATTGTGTTCGTCGTGCTGACGGCCAGCTTTGTGCAGCTGTTGGAACTGGTCATCAAGAAACAGGCTCCGGCGCTCTACAATATGTGGGGCATTTACCTCTTGCTGATTGCCACCAACTGTATCGTGTTGGCTGTACCCCTGCTCAATGTCGAGAGCAATTACAGTCTCTTGAAGAGTATCGTCTTTGCCATCGGCTCCGGTCTGGGCTTTGCGGTAGCCATCATCCTCATGGCGTCTTTGCGGGAAAAATTGGTTTACGCCAACGTGCCCAAGCCGTTGCAGGGCATTGGCATTGCCTTTATTCTGGCGGGAATGCTTTCTCTGGCCTTCCTGGGCTTTGCAGGCATGTTGTGA
- a CDS encoding RnfABCDGE type electron transport complex subunit G, whose product MSSNEHSTFKIAFNLAAACFISGIVIGSVYFVTAPVAAQKAEEMKQESMKSLVPEAEHFTEVAGHEGWFTAEKGGKAIAYIVPSESKGYGGKIKMLVAVTADSKVIDFSILEHNETPGLGDNAQKPEFRQMFAGKGADKLEVTKDPANKENIQAMTGATISSRAVTKGVREAVEAVAAYKAEGGAK is encoded by the coding sequence ATGAGCAGCAACGAACATTCTACGTTCAAGATTGCCTTTAATTTGGCGGCGGCCTGCTTTATCTCCGGCATCGTCATCGGCTCCGTGTACTTCGTGACGGCTCCTGTGGCAGCGCAGAAAGCTGAGGAAATGAAACAGGAATCGATGAAGTCGCTGGTGCCCGAAGCGGAACACTTCACGGAAGTGGCCGGCCATGAGGGCTGGTTTACAGCCGAAAAAGGCGGCAAGGCTATTGCTTATATCGTGCCCTCTGAAAGCAAGGGCTATGGCGGCAAAATCAAAATGCTGGTGGCCGTGACGGCAGACAGCAAAGTTATTGATTTTTCGATTTTAGAGCATAACGAAACGCCGGGGCTTGGCGACAACGCGCAGAAGCCCGAATTCCGGCAGATGTTTGCGGGGAAGGGGGCGGATAAGTTAGAAGTCACCAAAGACCCCGCAAATAAGGAAAACATTCAGGCCATGACCGGCGCGACGATTTCTTCCCGCGCTGTGACCAAGGGTGTGCGGGAAGCTGTGGAAGCAGTCGCCGCCTACAAGGCTGAGGGAGGTGCGAAGTGA
- the rsxC gene encoding electron transport complex subunit RsxC, with translation MFESFLGGIHPKDGKELAKDKPIEDMPVPQELVVPMGQHIGAPCTPTVKVGDEVKRGQLIGTSPAFMHADIHAPVSGKVVKIEPRPHSGMGSCMAVVIQNDGKDEWADGLPMERNWQSMENEEILAAIQSAGIVGMGGATFPAHIKLKPSKPVDILILNGAECEPYLTADYRLMLEEGAKIITGTQILQKLLGVKRTVIGIEDNKPEAIKAMEQAANGTNIEVAALKTKYPQGAEKMLIKVISGREVPMGGLPMDVGAVVQNVGTVAAIADAVEHGLPLTERITTVTGDAIKEPKNLRIRIGTPYQAAIDYCGGFAESPKKLIAGGPMMGMAQATTAVPVMKGSSGILALTAEKVDHGPEMNCIRCGKCVKACPMGLVPSMLSILSERQAYDACRDEYGLMNCVECGCCTFVCPAKRNIVQYIKNAKGFIRAEQMKAKAAAEAKKAQEAAKKEAEK, from the coding sequence ATGTTCGAAAGCTTTCTAGGGGGCATTCACCCCAAAGACGGCAAGGAACTGGCTAAAGATAAGCCAATCGAAGATATGCCGGTGCCGCAGGAACTTGTGGTTCCGATGGGCCAGCATATCGGTGCGCCCTGCACGCCGACGGTCAAAGTGGGCGATGAGGTGAAGCGCGGCCAGCTTATCGGTACGAGTCCGGCGTTTATGCACGCCGATATTCATGCACCGGTATCGGGCAAGGTGGTAAAAATCGAGCCACGTCCCCATTCCGGAATGGGCAGCTGCATGGCGGTGGTGATTCAAAATGACGGCAAAGATGAATGGGCGGACGGCCTGCCAATGGAGCGCAACTGGCAGAGCATGGAGAATGAGGAAATTCTCGCGGCGATTCAGAGTGCCGGTATCGTAGGTATGGGCGGGGCAACCTTCCCTGCACATATCAAATTGAAGCCGAGCAAGCCTGTAGACATTTTGATTTTGAATGGCGCGGAATGCGAGCCATATCTGACCGCTGACTATCGGCTGATGTTGGAGGAAGGCGCAAAGATTATCACCGGCACGCAGATTCTGCAAAAACTGTTGGGCGTCAAGCGCACGGTTATCGGCATCGAGGACAATAAGCCCGAGGCCATCAAGGCGATGGAGCAGGCGGCAAATGGCACGAATATTGAAGTGGCGGCCTTAAAGACCAAGTATCCGCAAGGCGCGGAGAAAATGCTGATTAAAGTCATCAGCGGCCGTGAGGTGCCGATGGGCGGCCTGCCCATGGATGTGGGCGCTGTGGTGCAGAATGTGGGCACGGTGGCGGCGATTGCCGATGCCGTGGAACACGGTCTGCCGTTGACGGAGCGCATTACGACCGTAACGGGTGATGCCATCAAGGAGCCGAAGAACCTGCGTATCCGCATTGGCACCCCCTATCAGGCAGCGATTGATTACTGTGGCGGCTTTGCGGAAAGCCCCAAGAAGCTCATTGCAGGCGGCCCGATGATGGGCATGGCTCAGGCAACTACGGCAGTGCCGGTGATGAAAGGTTCTTCAGGCATTCTGGCGCTGACGGCAGAAAAAGTTGACCACGGCCCGGAGATGAACTGCATCCGCTGTGGCAAATGCGTCAAGGCTTGTCCGATGGGACTTGTGCCTTCCATGCTCTCGATTTTATCGGAGCGTCAGGCATATGATGCTTGTCGTGATGAATACGGTTTGATGAACTGCGTGGAATGCGGCTGTTGCACGTTTGTGTGCCCGGCCAAGCGCAATATCGTACAGTATATCAAGAATGCCAAGGGCTTTATTCGTGCCGAGCAGATGAAGGCCAAAGCTGCGGCTGAGGCCAAGAAGGCACAGGAAGCGGCAAAGAAGGAGGCGGAAAAATGA
- a CDS encoding arsenate reductase family protein, with product MSGNIFVCYPRCTTCKKAEKWLAEQGIVVAVRDIKEDNPTEKELRQWHKKSGLPLKRFFNTSGLKYKELGLKDKLPSMSEDEQYTLLATDGMLVKRPILVSDKGVLVGFKEKEWLEKLI from the coding sequence ATGAGCGGCAATATTTTCGTATGTTATCCTCGCTGTACTACCTGCAAGAAGGCGGAGAAGTGGCTGGCGGAGCAGGGGATTGTGGTTGCGGTGCGGGATATAAAGGAAGATAATCCCACGGAGAAGGAGTTGCGGCAGTGGCATAAAAAGAGCGGCCTGCCGTTGAAGCGTTTCTTTAACACCAGCGGTCTGAAGTATAAGGAACTGGGGCTGAAGGACAAGCTCCCTTCTATGAGCGAGGATGAGCAGTATACCCTGCTGGCTACGGACGGCATGCTGGTGAAGCGGCCTATTCTGGTCAGTGATAAAGGTGTGCTAGTGGGCTTTAAGGAAAAGGAATGGCTGGAAAAACTTATATAA
- the rnfB gene encoding RnfABCDGE type electron transport complex subunit B produces the protein MEKAMMIIVVLVGVGLFFGIVLALADKKFYMAVNPLINEVEEILPKGQCGACGFAGCAKYAEAVVEDPSVAPNLCVPGKAAVAAKVAELTGKKAEVTEPKYATLKCRGTKTAAAMAAHYEGVPDCAAAKLIQGGPKGCKFGCIGFGNCVKACPFGAMSMGADGLPVVDKDICTGCGKCVATCPQAILTLKTFNEPVEVLCSSHDKGPAAKKLCQNACIGCGLCMRNCSHGAIKIDNFVAVVDGSKCAECAEPTCLAKCPTGAIKSVIDVTVAQKTA, from the coding sequence ATGGAAAAAGCAATGATGATTATCGTCGTGCTGGTCGGTGTCGGGTTGTTCTTCGGCATCGTACTGGCACTGGCGGATAAGAAATTCTATATGGCGGTGAATCCGCTGATTAACGAGGTGGAGGAAATCCTCCCCAAGGGGCAGTGCGGCGCCTGCGGTTTTGCGGGCTGTGCCAAATATGCTGAAGCTGTGGTCGAAGACCCCAGCGTTGCGCCAAATCTCTGTGTGCCGGGCAAGGCGGCTGTAGCGGCTAAGGTTGCTGAACTGACAGGTAAGAAAGCCGAAGTGACCGAGCCTAAGTATGCCACGCTCAAATGCCGCGGTACGAAAACCGCGGCCGCCATGGCAGCCCATTACGAGGGTGTGCCGGACTGTGCGGCGGCCAAACTCATTCAGGGAGGCCCAAAGGGCTGCAAGTTTGGCTGTATCGGTTTTGGCAACTGCGTCAAGGCCTGCCCCTTTGGTGCCATGAGCATGGGCGCTGACGGCCTGCCTGTGGTGGACAAGGATATCTGTACCGGCTGTGGCAAGTGCGTAGCGACCTGCCCACAGGCCATCCTGACACTCAAGACATTCAACGAGCCTGTGGAAGTGCTCTGCAGTTCCCACGACAAGGGACCTGCGGCCAAGAAACTCTGCCAGAACGCCTGCATCGGCTGCGGCCTTTGCATGCGAAATTGCAGTCATGGCGCGATTAAGATTGACAATTTCGTAGCCGTCGTGGATGGCAGCAAGTGCGCTGAATGTGCGGAGCCGACTTGCCTGGCTAAGTGTCCGACTGGGGCGATAAAGTCTGTTATAGATGTAACCGTAGCACAAAAGACGGCGTAA
- a CDS encoding DEAD/DEAH box helicase encodes MLKDITIKSLASDTVYKRGLDYYRERVVDDLTALNEAKTEWQAYVYGTENYEVYIKLNRRGDNVEEYDCDCPAAKQYLGACKHVVATLLAIQDEQEMDLPRSLSAEFAKLGVTTGRNMLKQKEKEQQERQSLASQRMFSFFREAAEADKARITVGQAEYAHLVPRLFVDEYYGTYKRWLEFRFGLDKLYVVKNAASFVEAMEKHEDWQLGTKNKVNLSQVHWGDEQSAQIYALLQKYYRTEQGMFAAGSTNHYYYMSYHSYLFDQKQFRLSEDALAEFLTIMGDSPFELRLNGAEIETVQAVQGNPHIELELQENEGYGELLVSDAEIVPLDESCRFVYQEGKIFQTEKKFAQGLQPLLRTFEAAETVKIRPQDMTAFFGQVLPQIEKAAEIKIAPKFMEEYVVHPLTAELYIDYEGDGIAVRPKFAYGDAVFNPLVETEPPLRDGRKLVRDEQKEQEVILRLTHYGFKKKRDQMVQRDEEKSYEFLTEELPNLPEWVDVFYSDAFANRPVRPMPKVTAGVSVNDFDLLEVTFNAKDLDFNELMEILDSYRQKRKYHRLRDKSFITLGDQQMQAIADFVDNTGIAASKAQGMKVELPLSQAMYLDELARADEALRLERSKAFRTIVRDIRHPEESTAEVPESLRGILREYQVTGFSWLSTLSQYHLGGILADDMGLGKTLQVITFLVSQQDYKEPPSLVIAPTSLMYNWLEEIARFAPELKACAVAGTKAERQKILDEADASFDVLITTYNMLKRDIDMYEKRRFRYAFLDEAQHIKNPTTQNARAVKRLKTSGYFALTGTPIENTLTELWSIFDFLMPGYLLSHKKFKDRYETPIVREQDERSLKDLKRHVMPFILRRMKKDVLTELPDKVERKMVSSMTPKQEKVYQGWFLKSQKEFAQQLAAGDDSRIKILAILTRLRQIACDPAMFLEGYTGGSGKLDQLEEVVSEAVEGGHRILIFSQFTTMLAHIGERLKQQGIGYYYLDGSTPSLERIRLVKAFNEGATPVFLISLKAGGTGLNLTGADMVIHFDPWWNPAVEDQATDRAYRLGQKNNVQVIRMLAKGTVEEKIYELQQKKKSLIDQMIQPGENFLSRLTDEEIRELFQK; translated from the coding sequence ATGTTGAAGGATATTACGATAAAATCATTGGCCAGTGATACGGTGTATAAACGGGGGCTTGATTATTACCGTGAAAGAGTCGTGGACGATTTGACGGCTCTGAATGAGGCCAAAACGGAATGGCAGGCCTATGTTTATGGTACGGAGAATTACGAAGTCTATATAAAGCTCAACCGGCGGGGAGACAATGTGGAGGAATACGACTGTGACTGCCCCGCAGCCAAGCAGTATCTTGGTGCCTGCAAACATGTGGTGGCAACGCTCTTAGCCATTCAGGATGAGCAGGAGATGGACCTGCCCCGCAGTTTGTCCGCTGAATTTGCCAAATTGGGTGTGACCACGGGCCGCAATATGCTGAAGCAGAAGGAAAAGGAGCAGCAGGAACGGCAGAGCCTGGCCAGCCAGCGGATGTTTTCCTTTTTCCGGGAAGCGGCGGAGGCAGATAAGGCAAGGATAACCGTGGGACAGGCTGAGTACGCCCATCTTGTTCCCCGGCTCTTTGTGGATGAATACTATGGCACCTACAAGCGATGGCTGGAATTCCGTTTCGGTCTGGATAAACTCTATGTCGTGAAAAATGCGGCATCCTTTGTGGAGGCAATGGAAAAGCACGAAGACTGGCAGCTCGGCACGAAGAACAAGGTGAATCTTTCGCAGGTGCATTGGGGCGATGAACAGTCGGCACAAATCTATGCCCTGCTCCAAAAATATTACCGCACGGAGCAAGGAATGTTTGCGGCGGGTTCGACCAATCATTACTACTATATGAGTTATCATTCCTATCTCTTTGACCAGAAGCAGTTCCGTCTCTCGGAGGATGCCCTGGCCGAGTTCCTGACCATTATGGGCGACAGTCCCTTTGAATTGCGCCTGAACGGGGCCGAAATAGAAACGGTGCAGGCGGTGCAGGGCAATCCACATATTGAACTGGAATTGCAGGAAAACGAGGGCTATGGCGAACTCTTGGTCAGTGATGCGGAAATTGTGCCCTTGGATGAATCCTGCCGTTTCGTTTATCAGGAAGGAAAGATTTTCCAGACGGAGAAAAAATTTGCCCAAGGCTTACAGCCGCTTTTGCGCACTTTTGAAGCGGCGGAAACGGTCAAAATCCGTCCGCAGGATATGACGGCCTTCTTCGGTCAGGTGCTGCCCCAGATAGAAAAGGCGGCCGAGATTAAGATTGCGCCGAAGTTTATGGAAGAATATGTGGTGCATCCTCTGACGGCGGAGCTCTATATCGACTACGAGGGGGACGGCATTGCGGTGCGTCCCAAGTTCGCCTATGGGGATGCGGTGTTCAATCCGCTGGTGGAAACGGAGCCGCCGCTGCGGGATGGACGCAAACTGGTGCGGGACGAGCAAAAGGAGCAGGAAGTCATCCTGCGGCTCACCCACTACGGCTTCAAGAAGAAGCGGGACCAGATGGTGCAGCGGGATGAGGAAAAGAGCTATGAGTTTTTGACCGAGGAACTGCCGAATCTTCCCGAATGGGTGGATGTGTTCTACTCCGATGCCTTTGCCAATCGTCCGGTGCGTCCTATGCCCAAAGTTACGGCAGGGGTCAGCGTCAACGATTTCGATTTGCTGGAAGTGACCTTTAACGCCAAGGATTTGGACTTCAACGAGCTCATGGAAATTCTGGACTCCTACCGGCAGAAGCGCAAGTATCACCGCCTGCGGGACAAGAGCTTCATCACCCTGGGGGACCAGCAGATGCAGGCCATTGCGGATTTCGTGGATAACACGGGGATTGCTGCCAGCAAGGCGCAGGGCATGAAGGTGGAATTGCCTTTGTCTCAGGCCATGTATCTGGACGAACTGGCGCGGGCGGACGAGGCCCTGCGGCTGGAACGCAGCAAGGCATTTCGCACCATTGTGCGGGATATCCGCCATCCCGAGGAGAGCACTGCCGAAGTACCGGAGAGTCTCAGGGGGATTTTGCGTGAATATCAGGTGACGGGTTTTAGCTGGCTGTCCACCTTGTCCCAGTATCATTTGGGTGGAATTTTGGCGGACGACATGGGCCTGGGCAAAACCCTGCAGGTCATCACCTTTCTCGTATCCCAGCAGGATTACAAGGAGCCGCCCTCTTTGGTCATTGCGCCTACTTCGCTGATGTATAACTGGCTGGAGGAAATCGCCCGCTTTGCGCCGGAACTCAAGGCCTGCGCCGTGGCCGGGACGAAGGCAGAGCGGCAGAAAATACTCGACGAAGCCGACGCCAGTTTCGACGTGCTGATTACCACTTACAATATGCTGAAGCGGGATATCGATATGTACGAAAAGCGGCGCTTCCGCTATGCCTTTTTGGATGAGGCCCAACATATTAAAAATCCCACGACGCAAAACGCAAGGGCCGTCAAGCGGCTCAAAACCAGCGGTTATTTTGCCCTGACGGGTACGCCGATTGAAAATACGCTGACCGAACTTTGGTCCATCTTTGACTTTTTGATGCCGGGGTATCTGCTCTCGCATAAGAAGTTCAAAGACCGCTATGAAACGCCTATCGTGCGGGAACAGGATGAGCGCAGCCTCAAAGACCTCAAGCGTCATGTGATGCCCTTCATCCTGCGGCGCATGAAAAAGGACGTGTTGACGGAACTGCCGGACAAGGTGGAGCGCAAGATGGTAAGCTCCATGACACCCAAGCAGGAGAAGGTCTATCAGGGCTGGTTCCTCAAGAGTCAAAAGGAATTTGCCCAGCAGCTGGCGGCAGGAGATGACAGCCGTATCAAGATATTGGCCATCCTGACCCGCCTGCGGCAGATTGCCTGTGACCCGGCCATGTTCCTTGAAGGTTATACCGGCGGCTCCGGAAAGCTCGACCAGTTGGAAGAAGTGGTCAGCGAAGCCGTGGAGGGAGGCCATCGTATTTTGATTTTCTCCCAGTTCACGACCATGCTGGCGCATATCGGCGAGCGGTTGAAGCAGCAGGGGATTGGCTATTATTATCTCGACGGCTCCACGCCATCATTGGAGCGCATCCGCTTGGTTAAGGCATTTAATGAGGGCGCAACGCCTGTGTTCTTGATATCGCTCAAAGCGGGCGGCACGGGGCTCAATCTCACTGGTGCGGATATGGTTATCCACTTCGACCCGTGGTGGAATCCCGCAGTGGAAGACCAGGCCACGGACAGAGCTTACCGCTTGGGGCAGAAAAATAACGTGCAGGTCATCCGCATGCTGGCCAAGGGCACCGTGGAGGAAAAAATCTATGAGTTGCAGCAGAAGAAAAAATCCTTGATTGACCAGATGATACAGCCGGGAGAGAACTTCCTGTCGCGGCTGACGGATGAGGAGATAAGAGAACTGTTCCAGAAGTAA
- a CDS encoding SoxR reducing system RseC family protein, protein MKQEQGIVLETDGQTAKVKVGRHEECGSCGACSGAQNVVVEAANPLGAKAGQRVRFEFREENVLTGAFVVFILPLVFGGVGAVIGHFMAPWLDATGSLPYVLGALVFFLIALGLVKKFDRRAAQDKAAKPVIIEILDNQQS, encoded by the coding sequence ATGAAGCAGGAACAAGGTATTGTTTTGGAAACAGATGGCCAAACGGCGAAAGTCAAAGTGGGGCGGCATGAAGAGTGCGGCTCCTGCGGAGCCTGCAGTGGCGCGCAGAATGTGGTGGTGGAAGCAGCCAACCCCTTGGGAGCGAAAGCGGGCCAGCGGGTGCGTTTTGAATTTCGGGAGGAAAATGTGTTGACTGGGGCTTTCGTGGTCTTTATCCTGCCCTTGGTTTTCGGCGGGGTAGGCGCGGTAATTGGCCACTTCATGGCACCGTGGCTTGATGCCACTGGCAGCCTGCCTTACGTTTTGGGGGCACTGGTGTTCTTCCTGATTGCCTTAGGCCTGGTCAAGAAATTTGACCGGCGGGCGGCGCAGGATAAGGCGGCCAAACCTGTGATTATCGAGATTTTGGATAATCAACAGTCATAA
- a CDS encoding NAD(P)/FAD-dependent oxidoreductase codes for MSKVLIIGSGPAGVSAALYARRGGTEVTVLSKGLALSGLHKAEKIENYYGLAEPVSGAELYARGIEGARKIGVEFVEDELLSLMFNDSFTGFQVTGKEQAFEADAVIVATGASRQSLNVPGVKEFAGKGVSYCATCDAFFYRGKTVAVVGAGVYALHEAQALLPHAAQVFMLIDGAELSAEVPPEIKVRNEKIAAIEGGERVEKIVFADGKELKLDGVFMALGTAGSTAIAKKIGAQLDGNNIKIDAHGATNVPGLFAAGDCTGGLLQIAKAVYQGAEAGLAAVKYLRTK; via the coding sequence ATGTCTAAGGTTTTAATCATTGGCTCCGGGCCTGCGGGGGTATCGGCGGCTCTTTATGCCCGCCGTGGGGGCACAGAGGTTACGGTGCTTAGCAAGGGGCTGGCGCTTAGCGGTTTACATAAAGCAGAGAAGATTGAAAATTATTATGGGCTGGCGGAGCCGGTTTCCGGGGCGGAACTTTATGCCCGAGGAATTGAGGGCGCACGGAAAATCGGTGTGGAGTTTGTGGAAGATGAACTGCTTTCGCTGATGTTCAATGATTCCTTTACCGGCTTTCAGGTGACGGGGAAGGAGCAGGCGTTTGAGGCGGATGCGGTGATTGTAGCCACAGGCGCTTCCCGTCAGTCACTCAATGTGCCGGGCGTGAAAGAATTTGCAGGTAAGGGCGTGAGCTACTGCGCCACCTGTGATGCGTTCTTTTATCGGGGCAAGACCGTGGCCGTGGTTGGTGCAGGCGTTTATGCCCTGCATGAAGCCCAGGCCCTGCTGCCGCATGCGGCGCAGGTTTTTATGCTGATCGATGGTGCAGAGTTGTCAGCGGAAGTGCCGCCGGAAATCAAAGTGCGGAACGAAAAAATCGCCGCCATAGAAGGCGGCGAGCGGGTTGAGAAAATTGTCTTTGCCGATGGCAAAGAGTTAAAGCTGGATGGCGTATTTATGGCTTTAGGCACGGCCGGCAGTACTGCCATTGCCAAAAAAATCGGTGCCCAGCTTGACGGCAACAACATCAAAATAGATGCCCATGGCGCTACAAATGTACCGGGGCTCTTTGCGGCAGGCGATTGTACCGGCGGACTGCTGCAGATTGCCAAGGCGGTGTATCAGGGGGCTGAGGCGGGGCTGGCGGCAGTAAAATATCTGCGGACTAAATAG
- the rsxE gene encoding electron transport complex subunit RsxE produces the protein MKEHWQIFSKGLIAENPIFILALSLCPALAVTTTVINGLTMGLTVTFVITTNNVVVSIVRKWVNPKVRVPVYITSIATIVTVAQLVLQAYFPVLYKAMGIYLALVVVFAIILARAEVFASKNGVWKSFLDGFGMGCGFTLAMLTIAVIRELFGAGTILGVPVFGEGYNPMLMMILPPGAFILIGYLVAACKTWNAKQEEKARLAELKAGKEA, from the coding sequence ATGAAGGAACATTGGCAAATCTTCAGCAAGGGGCTTATTGCCGAAAATCCGATTTTCATTCTGGCGCTGTCCCTGTGCCCGGCACTGGCTGTAACAACGACGGTTATCAATGGGCTGACCATGGGCCTTACGGTGACGTTTGTTATTACCACCAACAATGTCGTGGTGTCCATCGTGCGCAAATGGGTCAATCCCAAGGTGCGTGTGCCCGTGTATATCACCTCGATTGCCACGATTGTCACGGTGGCCCAGCTCGTTTTGCAGGCGTATTTTCCGGTGCTCTACAAGGCTATGGGCATCTATCTGGCGCTTGTGGTGGTGTTCGCCATCATTTTGGCGCGGGCGGAGGTGTTCGCCTCGAAAAATGGCGTCTGGAAGTCTTTTTTGGATGGCTTCGGCATGGGCTGCGGTTTTACGCTTGCGATGCTCACGATTGCCGTTATTCGCGAACTCTTTGGCGCTGGCACCATCTTGGGTGTGCCGGTCTTCGGTGAGGGCTACAATCCCATGCTGATGATGATTCTGCCGCCGGGTGCCTTTATCCTGATTGGCTATTTAGTTGCGGCTTGCAAGACCTGGAATGCCAAGCAGGAAGAAAAGGCCCGCTTGGCGGAGTTAAAAGCAGGAAAGGAGGCCTAA